In Musa acuminata AAA Group cultivar baxijiao chromosome BXJ3-9, Cavendish_Baxijiao_AAA, whole genome shotgun sequence, a single genomic region encodes these proteins:
- the LOC135649052 gene encoding subtilisin-like protease SBT5.4 has protein sequence MLKNGFTTCSKVARSFTLSSKNAARQETRTDDRSPLLLVDDADLFAAARRSAPGSDMLASYSEAAPPGSDPNDPTRVPFNILSGTSMSCRHVAGLVGLLKTLHPHWTPAAIRSAIMSTAQTLDNTGAAIRSHHGNDATPLSYGSGHIRPNSAMDPGLVYDLTNADYLDFLCFSGYNTEDMSCFQNYTCPSSRYKLLEDFNYPAIVFPYHRNLQQTATRRLKNVGSPGTYRIRYRTPAGFNVTVKPESLPYL, from the exons ATGCTAAAAAATGGTTTTACAACTTGCTCGAAGGTCGCCCGTAGTTTCACTCTCTCGTCCAAGAACGCAGCTCGGCAGGAAACCAGGACCGACGACAGGAGTCCTCTTTTACTTGTTGATGATGCTGATCTTTTTGCGGCAGCCCGTCGTTCGGCGCCAGGATCGGACATGCTGGCTTCCTACTCCGAAGCCGCGCCTCCCGGTTCTGATCCCAATGATCCCACACGCGTCCCATTTAATATACTTTCGGGCACATCGATGTCATGCCGTCATGTTGCCGGCCTCGTCGGTCTCCTCAAAACACTCCATCCTCACTGGACTCCTGCTGCTATCAGATCGGCAATCATGAGTACTG CACAAACGCTGGATAATACTGGTGCTGCTATACGGAGCCACCACGGAAATGATGCAACCCCGCTCAGCTACGGCTCCGGGCACATCCGACCAAATAGCGCCATGGATCCCGGTTTGGTTTATGATCTAACCAACGCCGACTACCTCGACTTCTTGTGCTTCAGTGGTTACAATACGGAAGACATGTCCTGCTTCCAGAACTACACTTGCCCATCATCACGCTATAAGCTGCTGGAGGACTTCAACTACCCCGCGATCGTCTTCCCCTACCATCGAAATCTGCAGCAGACGGCAACCCGCAGGTTGAAGAACGTGGGAAGTCCAGGCACGTACAGAATCCGGTATCGAACTCCGGCGGGCTTCAATGTGACGGTGAAGCCGGAGAGCCTTCCTTACCTTTGA
- the LOC135649760 gene encoding protein PHR1-LIKE 2-like isoform X1 — protein MFSGLIHRPEASVPPPEEGHHSPNLVLTADPKPRLRWTADLHERFVDAVTQLGGPAKATPKTIMRTMGVKGLTLFHLKSHLQKYRLGKQSGKEIAEQSKDASYITEKPNSSVSSPRMPTSDVNEGQEVKEALRAQMEVERRLHEQVEVQKHVQIRMEAYHNYIDSLLAMAYKIVSEQIALSGLGSVGDLPNLANAFICSLSDPSSQSTFHESSAGSIKLHSAGGKHSPPSAIECQFNQQEPLKHEPC, from the exons ATGTTCTCCGGTCTGATCCATCGACCGGAAGCTTCGGTTCCGCCACCCGAGGAGGGCCACCACAGCCCTAACCTGGTCCTCACGGCGGACCCCAAGCCTCGTCTCCGATGGACGGCCGACCTCCATGAGCGCTTCGTCGATGCCGTCACCCAGCTCGGCGGACCCGCGA AGGCAACACCAAAGACTATCATGAGAACAATGGGAGTAAAGGGGCTTACACTTTTTCACTTGAAGAGTCATCTTCAG AAGTACAGATTAGGGAAGCAATCAGGCAAAGAAATAGCAGAGCAATCTAAAGATG CTTCTTACATTACAGAAAAACCTAACAGCAGTGTTTCATCTCCAAGAATGCCTACATCTGATGTGAATGA GGGTCAGGAAGTAAAAGAGGCCCTAAGAGCACAAATGGAAGTGGAAAGAAGGCTTCATGAACAAGTGGAG GTTCAGAAACACGTGCAGATTCGAATGGAGGCATACCATAATTATATTGATTCCTTATTAGCAATGGCATACAAGATAGTGTCAGAGCAAATTGCATTGAGTGGCCTTGGATCAGTGGGTGATCTTCCAAACCTGGCAAATGCATTCATATGCTCCTTGTCTGATCCCTCGAGTCAATCTACTTTCCATGAGTCATCTGCGGGTTCAATCAAGTTGCACAGTGCTGGGGGCAAGCATTCTCCTCCATCAGCGATTGAGTGTCAGTTCAACCAACAGGAGCCACTGAAACACGAACCATGCTGA
- the LOC135649760 gene encoding protein PHR1-LIKE 2-like isoform X3: protein MFSGLIHRPEASVPPPEEGHHSPNLVLTADPKPRLRWTADLHERFVDAVTQLGGPAKATPKTIMRTMGVKGLTLFHLKSHLQKYRLGKQSGKEIAEQSKDASYITEKPNSSVSSPRMPTSDVNEGQEVKEALRAQMEVERRLHEQVEIRMEAYHNYIDSLLAMAYKIVSEQIALSGLGSVGDLPNLANAFICSLSDPSSQSTFHESSAGSIKLHSAGGKHSPPSAIECQFNQQEPLKHEPC, encoded by the exons ATGTTCTCCGGTCTGATCCATCGACCGGAAGCTTCGGTTCCGCCACCCGAGGAGGGCCACCACAGCCCTAACCTGGTCCTCACGGCGGACCCCAAGCCTCGTCTCCGATGGACGGCCGACCTCCATGAGCGCTTCGTCGATGCCGTCACCCAGCTCGGCGGACCCGCGA AGGCAACACCAAAGACTATCATGAGAACAATGGGAGTAAAGGGGCTTACACTTTTTCACTTGAAGAGTCATCTTCAG AAGTACAGATTAGGGAAGCAATCAGGCAAAGAAATAGCAGAGCAATCTAAAGATG CTTCTTACATTACAGAAAAACCTAACAGCAGTGTTTCATCTCCAAGAATGCCTACATCTGATGTGAATGA GGGTCAGGAAGTAAAAGAGGCCCTAAGAGCACAAATGGAAGTGGAAAGAAGGCTTCATGAACAAGTGGAG ATTCGAATGGAGGCATACCATAATTATATTGATTCCTTATTAGCAATGGCATACAAGATAGTGTCAGAGCAAATTGCATTGAGTGGCCTTGGATCAGTGGGTGATCTTCCAAACCTGGCAAATGCATTCATATGCTCCTTGTCTGATCCCTCGAGTCAATCTACTTTCCATGAGTCATCTGCGGGTTCAATCAAGTTGCACAGTGCTGGGGGCAAGCATTCTCCTCCATCAGCGATTGAGTGTCAGTTCAACCAACAGGAGCCACTGAAACACGAACCATGCTGA
- the LOC135649760 gene encoding protein PHR1-LIKE 2-like isoform X4 — protein sequence MFSGLIHRPEASVPPPEEGHHSPNLVLTADPKPRLRWTADLHERFVDAVTQLGGPAKATPKTIMRTMGVKGLTLFHLKSHLQKYRLGKQSGKEIAEQSKDEKPNSSVSSPRMPTSDVNEGQEVKEALRAQMEVERRLHEQVEIRMEAYHNYIDSLLAMAYKIVSEQIALSGLGSVGDLPNLANAFICSLSDPSSQSTFHESSAGSIKLHSAGGKHSPPSAIECQFNQQEPLKHEPC from the exons ATGTTCTCCGGTCTGATCCATCGACCGGAAGCTTCGGTTCCGCCACCCGAGGAGGGCCACCACAGCCCTAACCTGGTCCTCACGGCGGACCCCAAGCCTCGTCTCCGATGGACGGCCGACCTCCATGAGCGCTTCGTCGATGCCGTCACCCAGCTCGGCGGACCCGCGA AGGCAACACCAAAGACTATCATGAGAACAATGGGAGTAAAGGGGCTTACACTTTTTCACTTGAAGAGTCATCTTCAG AAGTACAGATTAGGGAAGCAATCAGGCAAAGAAATAGCAGAGCAATCTAAAGATG AAAAACCTAACAGCAGTGTTTCATCTCCAAGAATGCCTACATCTGATGTGAATGA GGGTCAGGAAGTAAAAGAGGCCCTAAGAGCACAAATGGAAGTGGAAAGAAGGCTTCATGAACAAGTGGAG ATTCGAATGGAGGCATACCATAATTATATTGATTCCTTATTAGCAATGGCATACAAGATAGTGTCAGAGCAAATTGCATTGAGTGGCCTTGGATCAGTGGGTGATCTTCCAAACCTGGCAAATGCATTCATATGCTCCTTGTCTGATCCCTCGAGTCAATCTACTTTCCATGAGTCATCTGCGGGTTCAATCAAGTTGCACAGTGCTGGGGGCAAGCATTCTCCTCCATCAGCGATTGAGTGTCAGTTCAACCAACAGGAGCCACTGAAACACGAACCATGCTGA
- the LOC135649760 gene encoding protein PHR1-LIKE 2-like isoform X2 has protein sequence MFSGLIHRPEASVPPPEEGHHSPNLVLTADPKPRLRWTADLHERFVDAVTQLGGPAKATPKTIMRTMGVKGLTLFHLKSHLQKYRLGKQSGKEIAEQSKDEKPNSSVSSPRMPTSDVNEGQEVKEALRAQMEVERRLHEQVEVQKHVQIRMEAYHNYIDSLLAMAYKIVSEQIALSGLGSVGDLPNLANAFICSLSDPSSQSTFHESSAGSIKLHSAGGKHSPPSAIECQFNQQEPLKHEPC, from the exons ATGTTCTCCGGTCTGATCCATCGACCGGAAGCTTCGGTTCCGCCACCCGAGGAGGGCCACCACAGCCCTAACCTGGTCCTCACGGCGGACCCCAAGCCTCGTCTCCGATGGACGGCCGACCTCCATGAGCGCTTCGTCGATGCCGTCACCCAGCTCGGCGGACCCGCGA AGGCAACACCAAAGACTATCATGAGAACAATGGGAGTAAAGGGGCTTACACTTTTTCACTTGAAGAGTCATCTTCAG AAGTACAGATTAGGGAAGCAATCAGGCAAAGAAATAGCAGAGCAATCTAAAGATG AAAAACCTAACAGCAGTGTTTCATCTCCAAGAATGCCTACATCTGATGTGAATGA GGGTCAGGAAGTAAAAGAGGCCCTAAGAGCACAAATGGAAGTGGAAAGAAGGCTTCATGAACAAGTGGAG GTTCAGAAACACGTGCAGATTCGAATGGAGGCATACCATAATTATATTGATTCCTTATTAGCAATGGCATACAAGATAGTGTCAGAGCAAATTGCATTGAGTGGCCTTGGATCAGTGGGTGATCTTCCAAACCTGGCAAATGCATTCATATGCTCCTTGTCTGATCCCTCGAGTCAATCTACTTTCCATGAGTCATCTGCGGGTTCAATCAAGTTGCACAGTGCTGGGGGCAAGCATTCTCCTCCATCAGCGATTGAGTGTCAGTTCAACCAACAGGAGCCACTGAAACACGAACCATGCTGA